A window of Castanea sativa cultivar Marrone di Chiusa Pesio chromosome 1, ASM4071231v1 contains these coding sequences:
- the LOC142630837 gene encoding uncharacterized protein LOC142630837 yields MGSPAAAGRMALWSIELSEFDIQYRPRTAIKGQVVADFIAEFTSMEDREEISLQWIVFTDGSSNKKVGGVGVVLKSSEGDELKCMIRLDFPTTNNEAEYEALIAGLDLAQVVGAVSIVIHCDSQVVTSQVNGEYEYKGEKMKKYWEQAKRRIDGLQAKIVQIPRGENEHADRLSKAASAESMITIDGVLSFTQSSPLIDFVNIQEIGSENNWTTPLISYLKDGTLPDEKEAARKLKARLARFVLIKDILYKRGFSRPYLRCVGPEEADYVMREVHEGICGNHSESRSLVQQHHPAAGGRIDPHKRPMAVRAMGIGHHGTLPNGSKAAEVRNSKGLNFGQR; encoded by the exons ATGGGCAGCCCTGCAGCCGCCGGGCGAATGGCATTATGGTCAATAGAATTAAGCGAGTTTGacatacaatatcgcccccgcACCGCCATTAAGGGGCAAGTGGTTGCcgacttcattgcggaattcaccAGCATGGAAGACAGAGAGGAAATAAGTCTCCAATGGATTGTTTTCACGGACGGGTCGTCCAACAAGAAGGTTGGAGGGGTCGGGGTCGTACTTAAATCCTCGGAGGGCGACGAACTCAAGTGTATGATTCGCCTCGATTTTCCTacaactaataatgaagccgagtatgaagccCTGATAGCAGGTTTAGATCTTGCCCAAGTTGTAGGGGCTGTAAGCATAGTTATTCACTGCGACTCCCAGGTCGTTACAAGTCAGGTGAACGGCGAATACGAGTACAAGGGCgagaaaatgaagaagtactgggagcaagCGAAAAGAAGGATAGATGGGCTGCAGGCCAAAATAGTACAAATTCCACGAGGAGAAAACGAACACGCCGACCGTCTTTCCAAAGCCGCATCTGCAGAGTCTATGATCACCATTGACGGGGTACTTTCTTTTACTCAGTCCTCACCATTAATTGACTTTGTCaacatacaggaaattggttcCGAGAACAATTGGACTACCCCTTTGATCTCCTACCTAAAGGATGGCACGTTGCCTGATGAGAAGGAGGCTGCCAGGAAGTTGAAGGCTCGGTTAGCacggtttgtcttgataaaggacaTCCTCTATAAAAGGGGCTTCTCTCGACCATACTTAAGATGTGTAGGCCCCGAAGAGGCAGACTATGTTATGAGAGAGGTACACGAGGGAATATGCGGCAACCACTCCGAATCTCGGTCATTG gttcagcaacatcatCCGGCTGCTGGTggaagaattgacccccataaGCGCCCTATGGCCGTTCgcgcaatggggattggacatcatgggacCCTTCCCAATGGCAgcaaggcagctgaa GTACGGAATTCCAAGGGTCTTAATTTCGGACAACGGTAA